A single region of the Lotus japonicus ecotype B-129 chromosome 4, LjGifu_v1.2 genome encodes:
- the LOC130710607 gene encoding uncharacterized protein LOC130710607 isoform X2: MPFVTTETTKTVAEHIKWRRPRDQFRHHHHHHHHPISETDPNPQIQSTRCKSTISALLLSTFSNETTTTTPQAATSARSRKKSNFSAAAFRGLGCTAGASQQVSVPAAIRASADWQGKKGRKKKHKRNSSNKNCHGGMVDGSSATCVDFQDVWCGPGIGFSGDAVAASVDCVVSRKNVSARGKIDVEKIAQRERSYSCRHSVVTFPDSADENVFTPPFEEPETYYVRDSEQLLELSERIGYVSTGLKEEEMRKNIRKLQISDDASQVDKNCTICQEEYEVEEEIGRLNCGHSYHYQCIQQWVEQKNFCPVCKRLVAARH; this comes from the exons ATGCCTTTTGTGACAACAGAGACAACAAAAACAGTAGCAGAACACATCAAATGGAGAAGACCCAGAGACCAATTCaggcatcatcatcatcatcaccaccaccccaTTTCAGAAACAGATCCAAACCCACAAATCCAATCCACTCGCTGCAAGTCCACCATTTCCGCTCTGCTCCTCTCCACTTTCTCCAAtgaaaccaccaccaccaccccacaAGCTGCCACCAGTGCCCGGAGCAGGAAGAAGAGCAACTTTTCTGCAGCAGCCTTCAGAGGGTTGGGCTGCACCGCTGGCGCGTCCCAGCAGGTGTCGGTGCCGGCGGCGATTCGCGCCTCCGCGGATTGGCAAGGGAAGAAAGGCAGAAAGAAGAAGCACAAGAGGAACAGCAGCAACAAGAATTGCCATGGTGGGATGGTAGATGGTTCTTCTGCTACTTGTGTGGATTTTCAAGATGTTTGGTGTGGTCCTGGAATTGGATTCTCAGGGGATGCTGTTGCTGCCTCTGTTGATTGTGTTGTGTCTAGAAAGAATGTCTCTGCAAGGGGGAAGATTGATGTGGAGAAGATAGCACAGAGAGAG CGTTCATATTCTTGTCGACATTCTGTCGTCACCTTCCCGGACAGTGCTGATGAAAACGTTTTCACGCCACCCTTTGAAGAACCTGAAACATACTATGTAAGAGATTCTGAG CAATTACTTGAGCTCAGTGAGAGGATTGGGTATGTCAGCACCGGACTGAAAGAAGAAGAGATGCGGAAGAACATAAGGAAGCTTCAGATTTCGGATGATGCGTCTCAAGTAGACAAAAATTGCACCATTTGTCAG GAAGAGTATGAAGTAGAAGAGGAAATTGGGAGACTTAACTGTGGTCACAGCTATCACTATCAGTGCATACAGCAATGGGTTGAACAGAAAAATTTCTGTCCGGTCTGCAAACGACTAGTTGCTGCTAGGCACTAG
- the LOC130710607 gene encoding uncharacterized protein LOC130710607 isoform X1: MPFVTTETTKTVAEHIKWRRPRDQFRHHHHHHHHPISETDPNPQIQSTRCKSTISALLLSTFSNETTTTTPQAATSARSRKKSNFSAAAFRGLGCTAGASQQVSVPAAIRASADWQGKKGRKKKHKRNSSNKNCHGGMVDGSSATCVDFQDVWCGPGIGFSGDAVAASVDCVVSRKNVSARGKIDVEKIAQRERSYSCRHSVVTFPDSADENVFTPPFEEPETYYVRDSEIIMLQGSIVRLNSQDRHRDLRLDVDNMSYEQLLELSERIGYVSTGLKEEEMRKNIRKLQISDDASQVDKNCTICQEEYEVEEEIGRLNCGHSYHYQCIQQWVEQKNFCPVCKRLVAARH; the protein is encoded by the exons ATGCCTTTTGTGACAACAGAGACAACAAAAACAGTAGCAGAACACATCAAATGGAGAAGACCCAGAGACCAATTCaggcatcatcatcatcatcaccaccaccccaTTTCAGAAACAGATCCAAACCCACAAATCCAATCCACTCGCTGCAAGTCCACCATTTCCGCTCTGCTCCTCTCCACTTTCTCCAAtgaaaccaccaccaccaccccacaAGCTGCCACCAGTGCCCGGAGCAGGAAGAAGAGCAACTTTTCTGCAGCAGCCTTCAGAGGGTTGGGCTGCACCGCTGGCGCGTCCCAGCAGGTGTCGGTGCCGGCGGCGATTCGCGCCTCCGCGGATTGGCAAGGGAAGAAAGGCAGAAAGAAGAAGCACAAGAGGAACAGCAGCAACAAGAATTGCCATGGTGGGATGGTAGATGGTTCTTCTGCTACTTGTGTGGATTTTCAAGATGTTTGGTGTGGTCCTGGAATTGGATTCTCAGGGGATGCTGTTGCTGCCTCTGTTGATTGTGTTGTGTCTAGAAAGAATGTCTCTGCAAGGGGGAAGATTGATGTGGAGAAGATAGCACAGAGAGAG CGTTCATATTCTTGTCGACATTCTGTCGTCACCTTCCCGGACAGTGCTGATGAAAACGTTTTCACGCCACCCTTTGAAGAACCTGAAACATACTATGTAAGAGATTCTGAG ATTATAATGCTTCAAGGAAGTATAGTACGATTAAATTCACAAGACCGTCATAGAGACTTGAGACTTGATGTTGACAACATGTCGTATGAG CAATTACTTGAGCTCAGTGAGAGGATTGGGTATGTCAGCACCGGACTGAAAGAAGAAGAGATGCGGAAGAACATAAGGAAGCTTCAGATTTCGGATGATGCGTCTCAAGTAGACAAAAATTGCACCATTTGTCAG GAAGAGTATGAAGTAGAAGAGGAAATTGGGAGACTTAACTGTGGTCACAGCTATCACTATCAGTGCATACAGCAATGGGTTGAACAGAAAAATTTCTGTCCGGTCTGCAAACGACTAGTTGCTGCTAGGCACTAG